The DNA region GTGGGACGATTACGATGGCGTCTTACGGCTACTGGATTCAGGAGAAACAATGGCATGGGAAAAGCTGGCTGTCCATGATGCGTTTTGACTCCGTGATTGCTTATGTCATTACAGCGATATTCACTGTCTCGCTATTGATCGTAGGAGCTGAGTTCCTCTTTGGCACTGGCGTTACGATCGAAGGGGAAGAAGGCCTCATCACGCTGTCGCTCATGTTTAGTGAAGAATTTGGGCCAGCTGCGAAATGGTTGTTCCTCATTGGGGCCTGGTCGGCTGCCTTTTCTTCCTTATTAGGTGTATGGAATGGTGTGCCTTACCTGTTTGCGGATTTCTGGCGTTTGTTCCGCAAACGCCCTTTGCCAGCAGGAGGGAAGATTTCCGAGAAGGACCCTGCGTATCGTGCGTACTTAATTTGGCTCACCTTCCCGCCAATGATTCTTTTGTTTTTCGGTAAACCCGTCCTCCTCGTGATCCTATATGGCGCACTCGGAGCGATTTTCATGCCGTTCCTTGCCTTTACGCTGTTATGGCTCTTAAACACGAATCGCGTCACAAACGACTTTCGCAGCGGCTGGGTCAGCAACACGGTCCTCGTCGCCTGTATTCTCGTCTTCGTCGTGCTCGGTGTTCAACAGCT from Aureibacillus halotolerans includes:
- a CDS encoding Nramp family divalent metal transporter — protein: MSSKLSAPPNAPTAPKTFGKKMKTVGPGFVTAATGVGTGDLIAALVAGAAFGTTLVWAIIVGAVLKFFLTEGIGRFHLATGKTILEGWHSLGKWAMGYFGVYSVLWGFSYGAAAMSASALLMAAMVPALPVWVWAIIHGLAGFLLVMTGRYKLFENIMIVLIGVMFVTVVGSAVMLLPDLGNVVAGLVPTFGDSNLLLVLGLLGGVGGTITMASYGYWIQEKQWHGKSWLSMMRFDSVIAYVITAIFTVSLLIVGAEFLFGTGVTIEGEEGLITLSLMFSEEFGPAAKWLFLIGAWSAAFSSLLGVWNGVPYLFADFWRLFRKRPLPAGGKISEKDPAYRAYLIWLTFPPMILLFFGKPVLLVILYGALGAIFMPFLAFTLLWLLNTNRVTNDFRSGWVSNTVLVACILVFVVLGVQQLINVFS